One Xiphophorus hellerii strain 12219 chromosome 1, Xiphophorus_hellerii-4.1, whole genome shotgun sequence DNA segment encodes these proteins:
- the ccnt1 gene encoding cyclin-T1 isoform X2, which translates to MSKPSGPLAGHPQRSFEITIDHPHTHVVKCTQLVRASKDLAQTSYFMATNSLHLTTFCLQYSPPVVACVCIHLACKWSNWEIPVSTDGKHWWEYVDPTVTLELLDELTHEFLQILEKTPSRLKRIRNWKAGGQTPKAKPKVQEDGDQRDTMISMISMVSSESTVAGLMSLSAPPSGSSSSGGDKERVVPGSAATWSGKGVVGGEQPAANHEVHAPAKVSLSEYRAKNADVLAAQKRKLENMEASVKRDYANAAQALIGQQKKHHHQQSSSSSSSDVSNPSPIILKIPVDRERPDKHLKMRFPVPAGGGGGGGHGDRGQDPDIKVKIRVPEKPRGGSGEEGKSREKHRERSNHHHHHQQHHHHQQHHHHSSSSSASLSSSHKHSSSTGGSLGSNKKVPSDPSRSSSSSSSSSRKRTHSQDPHAASAAKASKTSRNAYQLPSLSSGQTLGSDVLPPLGLSHHQGAFSHSKGDKMDTNGHGAADGAQSNEYQDTFEMLNSLLSAQGVQPSQPSMYDYRSQYADYRFPGGSRGANPRPPPLPSEPPPPLPPLPK; encoded by the exons ATGTCTAAACCCTCAGGACCCCTCGCCGGACATCCGCAGCGAT CGTTTGAGATCACAATTGATCATCCTCACACTCATGTGGTGAAATGCACCCAGCTGGTCAGAG CCAGTAAGGATCTGGCCCAAACATCTTACTTCATGGCAACCAACAG CCTGCATTTGACCACGTTCTGCCTGCAGTATAGTCCACCTGTTGTCGCCTGTGTCTGCATCCATCTGGCCTGCAAATGGTCCAACTGGGAAATCCCCGTCTCTACGGACGGGAAACACTGGTGGGAGTATGTGGATCCCACAGTCACCCTGGAGCTGTTAGACG aacTCACCCACGAGTTTCTTCAGATCCTGGAGAAAACACCCAGTCGGCTCAAGCGAATTCGAAACTGGAAG GCCGGAGGTCAAACTCCAAAAGCCAAGCCAAAGGTGCAGGAGGACGGAGACCAAAGAGACACCATGATCAGCATGATCTCTATGGTGTCATCAGAAAGCACCGTGGCGGGCCTGATGAGCCTCTCGGCGCCGCCGTCCGGCTCCTCCTCCTCGGGGGGAGACAAGGAGCGGGTGGTGCCGGGCAGCGCTGCCACGTGGAGCGGAAAGGGCGTGGTCGGCGGCGAGCAGCCAGCGGCCAACCACGAGGTCCACGCCCCGGCCAAGGTGTCGCTGAGCGAATACCGGGCCAAGAACGCTGACGTCCTGGCCGCCCAGAAAAGGAAGCTGGAGAACATGGAGGCCAGTGTGAAGAGGGACTACGCCAACGCAGCGCAGGCTCTCATTGGCCAGCAGAAGAAGCATCATCACCAGCAGTCCagctcctcctcgtcctccgaCGTTTCTAACCCCTCGCCCATCATCCTCAAAATTCCCGTGGACAGGGAGCGGCCcgacaaacatttgaaaatgcgTTTCCCGGTGCCCGCAGGCGGTGGCGGTGGCGGTGGCCATGGCGACAGAGGTCAGGATCCGGACATCAAAGTGAAAATACGGGTGCCAGAGAAGCCGAGGGGGGGTTCGGGAGAGGAGGGAAAAAGCCGAGAGAAGCACAGGGAGCgctccaaccaccaccaccatcatcagcagcatcatcatcatcagcagcacCACCACCATTCCTCCTCCAGCAGCGCCTCGCTGTCCTCCTCACACAAACACTCGTCCAGCACCGGCGGCTCGCTGGGCAGCAACAAAAAAGTCCCGAGCGACCCGTCCAGGTCCAGTTCCTCGTCTTCGTCCAGCTCCCGAAAGAGGACGCATTCCCAGGACCCGCATGCCGCCTCCGCCGCCAAGGCCAGCAAGACCTCCAGGAACGCCTACCAGCTGCCCTCCCTGTCTTCCGGACAAACCCTGGGTTCAGACGTCCTGCCACCGCTGGGCCTCTCCCACCACCAGGGAGCATTCTCGCACTCCAAAGGCGACAAGATGGACACTAACGGGCACGGTGCGGCGGACGGCGCTCAGTCCAACGAGTACCAGGACACTTTTGAGATGCTGAACTCGCTGCTGAGCGCGCAGGGCGTGCAGCCGTCGCAGCCGTCCATGTACGACTATCGATCCCAATACGCGGACTACCGGTTCCCCGGCGGTTCCAGGGGTGCCAACCCCAGACCGCCGCCCCTGCCCTCAGAACCGCCTCCCCCTCTGCCGCCACTACCCAAATGA
- the sarnp gene encoding SAP domain-containing ribonucleoprotein, protein MAEVIELHKLKLAELRQECEARGLETKGNKGDLIARLQAYLEEHEDDVDVDDVLAEDSVDFGKVESSDTIKVDNGSEVIESEPPAEKKVVKISPPLSASERLQKRAERFNLPASAESKKALRAARFGAPSDSSSPSPGVVANSKAGVSVDVLKKRAERFGMNVSSVSQKIVEDEKLKKRKERFGILTSAPLAGGDDVEAKKMKRAERFGKV, encoded by the exons CTTGCTGAACTGAGGCAGGAGTGTGAAGCCCGAGGTCTGGAGACCAAGGGGAACAAAGGAGACCTGATCGCCCGACTCCAGGCCTACCTGGAGGAGCACG AAGATGATGTGGATGTCGATGATGTGCTGGCTGAGGATTCTGTG gacTTCGGTAAAGTGGAGAGCTCCGACACCATTAAAGTGGATAATGGTTCTGAAGTGATTGAGAGTGAGCC gccTGCTGAGAAGAAGGTGGTGAAAATAAGCCCTCCCTTATCTGCCAGCGAA AGACTACAGAAAAGAGCTGAGCGTTTCAACCTTCCAGCATCAGCCGAGAGCAAGAAGGCCTTACGTGCAGCAAG gtttGGAGCGCCCTCCGATTCTTCAAGCCCCTCTCCAG GGGTTGTGGCAAACAGCAAAGCTGGC gtgAGCGTTGACGTCCTGAAGAAACGAGCGGAAAGATTCGGCATGAACGTCTCATCAGTTTCACAGAAG attgtggaagatgaaaagctgaaaaagagaaaggagaGGTTTGGGATCTTAACAAGCGCTCCGTTGGCTGGAGGAGACGATGTCGAG gcaaagaaaatgaaacgTGCGGAAAGATTcggaaaagtttaa
- the ccnt1 gene encoding cyclin-T1 isoform X1, whose protein sequence is MAASFRSLPSSCNNKWYYTRQQIDNSPSRQAGLDPDKELSYRQQAANLLQDMGQRLNVSQLTINTAIVYMHRFYMVQSFTRFHRNVISPAALFLAAKVEEQPRKLEHVIKVAHACLNPQDPSPDIRSDAYLQQAQDLVILESIILQTLAFEITIDHPHTHVVKCTQLVRASKDLAQTSYFMATNSLHLTTFCLQYSPPVVACVCIHLACKWSNWEIPVSTDGKHWWEYVDPTVTLELLDELTHEFLQILEKTPSRLKRIRNWKAGGQTPKAKPKVQEDGDQRDTMISMISMVSSESTVAGLMSLSAPPSGSSSSGGDKERVVPGSAATWSGKGVVGGEQPAANHEVHAPAKVSLSEYRAKNADVLAAQKRKLENMEASVKRDYANAAQALIGQQKKHHHQQSSSSSSSDVSNPSPIILKIPVDRERPDKHLKMRFPVPAGGGGGGGHGDRGQDPDIKVKIRVPEKPRGGSGEEGKSREKHRERSNHHHHHQQHHHHQQHHHHSSSSSASLSSSHKHSSSTGGSLGSNKKVPSDPSRSSSSSSSSSRKRTHSQDPHAASAAKASKTSRNAYQLPSLSSGQTLGSDVLPPLGLSHHQGAFSHSKGDKMDTNGHGAADGAQSNEYQDTFEMLNSLLSAQGVQPSQPSMYDYRSQYADYRFPGGSRGANPRPPPLPSEPPPPLPPLPK, encoded by the exons ATGGCGGCTTCGTTTCGTTCGCTCCCTTCAAGCTGCAACAACAAATGGTACTACACCCGACAGCAGATCGACAACAGCCCGTCTCGGCAAGCTGGACTTGATCCCGACAAGGAGCTGTCCTACAGACAACAGGCAGCGAACCTCCTCCAGGACATGGGGCAGCGGCTCAATGT ATCCCAACTAACTATTAATACAGCTATTGTGTACATGCATCGGTTCTACATGGTCCAATCATTTACAAGGTTTCACAGAAAT GTCATCTCTCCGGCCGCTCTTTTCCTCGCAGCGAAGGTTGAGGAGCAGCCCCGAAAGTTGGAACACGTAATCAAGGTGGCGCATGCATGTCTAAACCCTCAGGACCCCTCGCCGGACATCCGCAGCGAT GCTTACCTGCAACAAGCCCAAGACCTGGTCATTCTTGAGAGCATAATTCTCCAGACCCTGG CGTTTGAGATCACAATTGATCATCCTCACACTCATGTGGTGAAATGCACCCAGCTGGTCAGAG CCAGTAAGGATCTGGCCCAAACATCTTACTTCATGGCAACCAACAG CCTGCATTTGACCACGTTCTGCCTGCAGTATAGTCCACCTGTTGTCGCCTGTGTCTGCATCCATCTGGCCTGCAAATGGTCCAACTGGGAAATCCCCGTCTCTACGGACGGGAAACACTGGTGGGAGTATGTGGATCCCACAGTCACCCTGGAGCTGTTAGACG aacTCACCCACGAGTTTCTTCAGATCCTGGAGAAAACACCCAGTCGGCTCAAGCGAATTCGAAACTGGAAG GCCGGAGGTCAAACTCCAAAAGCCAAGCCAAAGGTGCAGGAGGACGGAGACCAAAGAGACACCATGATCAGCATGATCTCTATGGTGTCATCAGAAAGCACCGTGGCGGGCCTGATGAGCCTCTCGGCGCCGCCGTCCGGCTCCTCCTCCTCGGGGGGAGACAAGGAGCGGGTGGTGCCGGGCAGCGCTGCCACGTGGAGCGGAAAGGGCGTGGTCGGCGGCGAGCAGCCAGCGGCCAACCACGAGGTCCACGCCCCGGCCAAGGTGTCGCTGAGCGAATACCGGGCCAAGAACGCTGACGTCCTGGCCGCCCAGAAAAGGAAGCTGGAGAACATGGAGGCCAGTGTGAAGAGGGACTACGCCAACGCAGCGCAGGCTCTCATTGGCCAGCAGAAGAAGCATCATCACCAGCAGTCCagctcctcctcgtcctccgaCGTTTCTAACCCCTCGCCCATCATCCTCAAAATTCCCGTGGACAGGGAGCGGCCcgacaaacatttgaaaatgcgTTTCCCGGTGCCCGCAGGCGGTGGCGGTGGCGGTGGCCATGGCGACAGAGGTCAGGATCCGGACATCAAAGTGAAAATACGGGTGCCAGAGAAGCCGAGGGGGGGTTCGGGAGAGGAGGGAAAAAGCCGAGAGAAGCACAGGGAGCgctccaaccaccaccaccatcatcagcagcatcatcatcatcagcagcacCACCACCATTCCTCCTCCAGCAGCGCCTCGCTGTCCTCCTCACACAAACACTCGTCCAGCACCGGCGGCTCGCTGGGCAGCAACAAAAAAGTCCCGAGCGACCCGTCCAGGTCCAGTTCCTCGTCTTCGTCCAGCTCCCGAAAGAGGACGCATTCCCAGGACCCGCATGCCGCCTCCGCCGCCAAGGCCAGCAAGACCTCCAGGAACGCCTACCAGCTGCCCTCCCTGTCTTCCGGACAAACCCTGGGTTCAGACGTCCTGCCACCGCTGGGCCTCTCCCACCACCAGGGAGCATTCTCGCACTCCAAAGGCGACAAGATGGACACTAACGGGCACGGTGCGGCGGACGGCGCTCAGTCCAACGAGTACCAGGACACTTTTGAGATGCTGAACTCGCTGCTGAGCGCGCAGGGCGTGCAGCCGTCGCAGCCGTCCATGTACGACTATCGATCCCAATACGCGGACTACCGGTTCCCCGGCGGTTCCAGGGGTGCCAACCCCAGACCGCCGCCCCTGCCCTCAGAACCGCCTCCCCCTCTGCCGCCACTACCCAAATGA
- the kansl2 gene encoding KAT8 regulatory NSL complex subunit 2 — protein MNRIRIHVLPSSRNRVSQTARPQEPQACAFTQRPCTQPRLEGFDFCIKHILEDKNAPYKHCSYVSAKNGKRCPSAAPKADRKDGVTFCAEHARRNAMALRAQMRKASSGPSPEALLSQLSCFNRSETHSLDGGRSEASRILDEESLSEEEQSPLVLDQTWRGDPDSEADSIDSDHEDPLKHAGVYTAEEVALITREKLIRLQSLYIDQFKRLQHLLKEKKRRYLQNRKLEHETLGSSLLTGPEGLSMKERENLKKLKALRRYRRRYGVEALLHRQLRERRQAVTEGASQLHMRSVGEICMAFVDGVRCTNPCLPVARHCLSHICQDSNQVLFKICPGLKDAPCDRTVHMGQSDDPRCPLHLTLPPPMYQPEQEPPPQEPFTPSSKDMYLSAAELQPTESLPLEFSDDLDVEGDGMQGPPSPLQFDTALALEDQTIRAIAEAPMDILTGEDPDPDQVDLDTSGHELSERDMDAIMDDQVVSDIGGGEEDATDSSAQDLDLAAGDAPR, from the exons ATGAACAGAATCAGAATACACGTTTTGCCCTCGAGTCGCAACCGGGTGAGTCAGACTGCCCGACCGCAGGAGCCCCAGGCCTGCGCCTTCACCCAGCGGCCCTGCACCCAGCCTCGCCTCGAGGGCTTCGACTTCTGCATCAAACACATCCTGGAGGACAAGAATGCCCCGTACAAGCACTGTAGCTACGTCTCTGCCAAAAATGGCAAGCGCTGCCCAAGCGCTGCTCCGAAGGCCGACAGGAAAGATGG GGTGACGTTCTGTGCCGAGCATGCTCGTAGGAATGCGATGGCCCTGCGAGCTCAGATGAGGAAGGCTTCTTCAGGTCCGTCTCCGGAGGCTCTGCTGTCCCAGCTCAGCTGCTTCAACCGATCGGAGACCCACAGTCTAGATGGAGGACGCTCTGAGGCCAGCCGCATCCTGG ATGAAGAAAGTCTGAGTGAAGAGGAGCAGAGCCCGCTGGTGCTGGACCAGACCTGGAGAGGAGATCCTGATAGTGAGGCTGACAGTATTGACAGCGATCATGAAGATCCTCTGAA ACATGCAGGGGTTTACACAGCAGAGGAAGTGGCTCTGATCACTAGAGAAAAGCTCATCAGGCTGCAGTCGCTGTACATCGACCAGTTTAAGCGCCTGCAGCATctgctgaaggagaaaaagcGCCGATACCTGCAAAACCGTAAACTGGAGCATGAAACCTTAG gaagCAGTCTGTTAACGGGACCTGAAGGTCTTTCCatgaaggagagggagaacCTGAAGAAGCTGAAAGCTCTGCGTCGATACCGCCGCCGGTACGGAGTGGAAGCCCTGCTGCACCGGCAGCTCAGGGAGAGGAGGCAGGCGGTGACAGAGGGAGCCTCTCAG CTCCACATGAGATCCGTGGGTGAAATCTGCATGGCCTTCGTTGATGGAGTCAGATGCACCAACCCCTGCCTCCCGGTGGCCAGACACTGCCTCTCTC ATATCTGCCAGGACAGCAACCAggtgctttttaaaatctgccCGGGGCTGAAAGACGCTCCCTGCGACCGGACCGTCCACATGGGTCAGTCGGACGACCCCCGATGCCCGCTGCACCTCACCCTGCCGCCGCCCATGTACCAGCCGGAGCAGGAGCCGCCGCCGCAGGAGCCCTTCACCCCGTCCAGCAAGGACATGTACCTGAGCGCGGCGGAGCTGCAGCCCACAGAGAGCCTCCCGCTGGAGTTCAGCGAC GACCTGGACGTGGAAGGGGACGGCATGCAGGGTCCCCCGTCCCCCCTGCAGTTTGACACGGCCCTGGCCCTGGAGGACCAGACCATTAGAGCCATCGCCGAGGCTCCGATGGACATCCTGACCGGAGAGGACCCGGACCCGGACCAGGTGGACCTGGACACCTCAGGACACGAGCTTTCAGAAAGAGACATGGACGCCATCATGGATGATCAG GTGGTGTCAGACATAGGTGGAGGAGAAGAAGACGCCACCGACAGCTCAGCCCAAGACCTGGACCTGGCAGCCGGCGACGCTCCTCGATGA